A genomic stretch from Tenrec ecaudatus isolate mTenEca1 chromosome X, mTenEca1.hap1, whole genome shotgun sequence includes:
- the RADX gene encoding RPA-related protein RADX, with translation MSSDSSQSSSGSSHAGSDQEKRERERNGVTEGVTQRCKTLEPRSWIQKVLEQAIDTPRRWINLLDVQPVAVLAIQRYLLEDDPREGLSRLTNYCFDVTISDGVYQEKCFLDPNLNFLVYNNILKAGKEVIISRISCLYNEKRVGQGILWIAKLLCGGNMEAISVEIPFRNRAQKLKPERPLRGVKSHYLALWNNEDPYGDIWLTNKQAEEINVKSMKIISLSNLEMTWSSRCYFPALLVRILHKSKLRYYGKPNKNIIEPYQAFLDVADSSGMVSVVMWNSLCPEWYKSLNVGSVLLLQDYSVKQSYPIKKPLIRVDAQMKLISTIEICLNLQDPQTNIHMIPEKQVKSQWGLPKLTHQFITRAELNDLPDKYLCDIVGILVYVGRVQRLRKKEKREDFWTFRWLHAIDQTSQQPFIVKLFSTSQPDIFENLYPMTYFICTQLKVMKNSDQEPKLLYLITTNNSRISVTDPKDQPCAHDAKVKNFIHWVKGKRWSEEMKNTVFGGYYPYPPVPETFSKYSSSVKVESLLIAISEVRKTIENLQYREQKRIAIQGIITVIRYFPHRGAPQSTSASETLQHANLPSRAARGDSESRESGHGYYYRNGEPVSPWSSHSASTIVSLSKRMRAQKDADARLITVPQPETSSKAKGNKAGQESTSNNSSEKYRKFVSDKWESPLWREMKSHLIAHLHYSYVYPESIPRNFVSQHKHFLSQQYNLQSSIYSPPEEGCPPFKNIKAASNLGHFEVTILGLNHEIAIDVAFMPMYCSKDVHESQIDKLLSSMNYSCVFPPEATDDKTDNQRVLAGDIIKAVTELNKAHVISILDICNLGDNKIEVCLHKIYTPENIYE, from the exons ATGTCAAGCGATTCCAGCCAGTCTTCCTCTGGCTCCTCACACGCTGGGTCAGACCAGGAGAAACGTGAACGAGAACGGAATGGGGTGACAGAAGGGGTGACCCAAAGGTGTAAAACCCTAGAGCCCAGGTCCTGGATCCAAAAGGTTCTGGAGCAAGCGATTGACACACCTCGCAGGTGGATCAATCTGTTAGATGTACAGCCTGTCGCTGTGTTGGCCATCCAAAGATACCTGTTAGAGGATGACCCACGCGAAGGACTGTCCAGGCTTACCAATTACTGCTTTGACGTGACGATTTCTGACGGGGTGTACCAGGAGAAGTGTTTCTTAGACCCCAATCTGAACTTCCTCGTCTATAACAATATTCTTAAAGCTGGCAAAGAAGTGATAATTTCTAGAATCTCGTGTCTTTACAATGAGAAACGGGTAGGGCAGGGGATCCTATGGATAGCTAAACTCCTCTGTGGAGGGAACATGGAAGCGATTTCTGTAGAAATTCCCTTCAGAAATCGCGCCCAGAAGCTGAAACCTGAGAGACCCTTGAGGGGCGTGAAAAGCCACTACCTTGCGCTGTGGAACAACGAAGATCCATATGGTGATATCTGGTTAACTAACAAGCAAGCTGAGGAAATTAATGTGAAAT ctatgaaaataatttctCTTTCTAACCTTGAAATGACCTGGAGTAGCAGGTGTTATTTTCCTGCACTGCTTGTAAGAATCTTGCATAAATCAAAACTGCGATACTATGGGAAacctaataaaaatataattgagCCCTACCAG GCATTTTTGGATGTTGCTGATAGCTCTGGCATGGTTTCAGTGGTTATGTGGAATTCTTTGTGTCCTGAGTGGTATAAAAGTCTAAACGTTGGTTCAGTTCTTCTGCTTCAAGATTATTCCGTTAAGCAGAGTTATCCAATCAAGAAGCCGCTGATCCGTGTGGATGCACAGATGAAATTAATTTCTACAATCG AAATCTGCCTGAACCTTCAAGATCCTCAGACAAATATACACATGATCCCAGAAAAGCAAGTGAAATCACAATGGGGATTGCCAAAATTAACTCATCAATTTATTACAAG AGCTGAACTGAATGATTTGCCTGATAAATATCTCTGTGACATTGTTGGGATTTTAGTTTACGTAGGAAGAGTCCAGCGATTAAGAAAGAAAG AAAAACGTGAAGACTTTTGGACATTTCGCTGGCTTCATGCTATTGATCAGACTTCCCAGCAGCCATTTATTGTGAAATTGTTCTCTACATCTCAACCAGACATCTTTGAAAATCTTTACCCAA TGACATATTTCATATGTACACAGTTGAAAGTCATGAAAAATAGTGATCAAGAGCCTAAACTGCTTTACCTCATTACTACAAATAATAGTAGAATAAGTGTCACTG ATCCCAAAGACCAGCCTTGTGCCCATGATGCCAAGGTCAAAAACTTTATTCATTGGGTGAAAGGAAAGAGGTGGTCTGAAGAAATGAAGAATACTGTGTTTGGTGGATACTACCCCTATCCACCAGTACCGGAGACATTTTCAAAGTATAGTAGTTCTGTTAAAG TTGAATCGCTCTTGATAGCTATAAGTGAAGTGAGGAAGACAATTGAAAACTTACAGTATAGGGAACAAAAGCGTATTGCAATTCAGGGGATAATTACTGTTATAAGGTATTTCCCCCATAGAGGTGCACCTCAAAGTACTTCAGCATCAGAAACACTTCAG CATGCTAATCTACCCtcaagagcagcaagaggagacagTGAAAGTCGGGAAAGTGGCCATGGATACTATTATAGAAATGGCGAACCTGTGAGTCCTTGGAGTTCTCATAGTGCATCTACAATTGTGAGTCTGAGCAAGAGAATGAGAGCTCAGAAAGACGCAGATGCTAGACT GATCACTGTTCCTCAGCCAGAAACTTCTtcaaaagcaaaaggaaataaagcAG GTCAAGAAAGCACAAGCAATAATTCCTCAGAGAAATACAGAAAGTTTGTTAGTGATAAGTGGGAAAGTCCACTCTGGAGAGAAATGAAGTCGCATTTAATAGCTCACCTCCATTACAGCTACGTTTACCCTGAAAGTATTCCGCGTAACTTTGTTTCACAGCACAAGCATTTTCTTAGTCAGCAGTACAATCTGCAGTCCTCAATATATTCACCACCAGAAGAAGGATGCCCTCCCTTTAAGAACATTAAGGCTGCCAGCAACCTTGGCCATTTTGAAGTAACCATCCTAG GTCTGAACCATGAGATAGCAATTGATGTTGCATTCATGCCCATGTATTGTTCCAAAGATGTCCATGAATCACAAATCGACAAATTATTAAGCTCCATGAATTACAGCTGTGTGTTTCCACCGGAAGCAACTGATGACAAAACTGACAATCAAAGAGTACTTGCAG